taaatatgAGCAAATGTGAAGATAGAATGGACTTGACTTAATGATTCAGAGTAGAGGTGAATCGATGGTGAAACTATAAACAGTCTTGTCCATCGATTGACCTACACATGGCGTATCCTGGTGGCATTTTGGACCGTCGATCGAGTGACAGGTGTCACATGGGCGTAAatcccatgattccacgattgAAGAGGATGGAAACCGCAATTAACGAGACAATTTTctcaacgtgggcatgatcggcagttgaagGAGGTTCATAATCAGAATCCGAGAAGTTTTCAACTGCCACTTTGGGGggaaagttttgaattcaaatgtaatgtgagaaggcctatttaagtacaagttagtagcagtttcaagaacacacaaacaacgccaatcaggcctttatcttttcttttctaggagtagaattaacttgtaattgttcactcaatcatctcgattgattgttcttctactttgagggttaataaagtccattttgttaatcttcttccatacttcacccacttcattgtttgtttccaaagaagtcctgaaatacggcaaggaaccaaactccacttttcacacccacattccagcaagctaacgatacaatttcccgtcgattctccgtcgattggaaagaaaacgaGAATTTTGATAacacacgacacgacacgatagaAGTTTTTTGGCCCAGTACATAATCCACTGCTAAAATATTAGTTCAAAACAATTGTGATTGACAGTGGCAAGTGTCGTCAGAAGCTACTTACTAACCAGTAATCTAAGAAGCACAGACATGGATAGAAGATACGGACACGATACGATAGGAACACGCTGACACatcatttctcaaaaaattaacagaGACATCAAATGTAAAGTGTATTTGTAGTATAGAGGTATGTTATGATTTCATATACACGACAAAGACATTTTAATGTGTCCTTAGCATGTTCTAGTATTTAGGCATGTCCAATACGTGTCCGGAGAATGTCGCATCGTGTTTGTGACCGACACGTGTCGAACACGGATACGTGAGGCCGAAAAACGTTTCCATGCTTCTTAGCGAGTAATCCATATGCACTCTGAGAAGAGGATGATATTTTCCTAAGATATACTAAACGGCAGAATTACAGTATGTGTTCCCCTGATTCGAAGTCCTATCAGAATTCCATAATTCTACAGAAAATGATTTTCAGAAGAAAAACAAGCAGCAATTTCATACAATCTGTGGTAATTCGACAAAATAATCAGGAAATGATGCCACAAAAAGCAGAACCCCAACAAGTTAATACCCCAAGAGACCAAGTAGAGACCATTAATGTAAATGAACAATGAACGGACCCACACCCCAACTGGAAAGAGGCGAAATACGACACCCTAACTTGAGcttctttctttcaaaaataatggaaaTTGTTTCCCCATCCAATTCCCACAATCTTCAGCAGTCCCCGAGGGATGAGCAAGCTGCCACTGGAGCCCTTTTATCTTCATTCGCCCAACAAGCGGCCCATTTACAATGTAAAACATATCCAGGATATCTGTTCCATTGAGCAGTGGTTTGTCTTTCCAAATATTCTCCAGACACATATTTTTAATAAGACCCTTAACTTCGTGAAATATATCGAGGCGGTCCTCCAAATAACAAGTTGCTGCAGTGGCATCATCAGTGGATCGGTACAACAGTGTTGACAGCAACAATAGAACAAACCAAAGATCTCCAATTACATGCAAAATCATACCTGACTTTACTCGAAGGCTCAAAGAAATTTCATCGAGGGTGAAAACAGTTACATAACCACCATCACAAAAGTAGTcagctagaggtggttttgggTCAACAATGGCCAAGAACAAGGGAAATAAGGCAGAGAATATGGGAGCGTACCAGTGCAAACTCCTAACTTTTTCACCATCACTGGACTTTAGCATGAGAGACTTCTGAAACAATAACTTGACGGCACCTTGGCCTACGCATGCCCTATCACACAGTGGCCGGAATAATGCAGCATACAAAGCGAGCCTCCTTTGCTCATGACTGAAGGTACAGAGTCGAACTCGTTGCATAAGTCTCCATGCATCATCCATGTAAGCAACACAAAACGTTTCCAATACATCAGGGTTTGGAGGCAACGAATCCACATTGAAGACATCCCAAAATAACTGCATGTCGCAAATCATTCTTATTCATGTTGATTGTCCTTGGCAGAAGACATCATAAGATAAACTTCATGACCAATAGTTTCCCTCCAGAATTTAAGATTGATAGCAGCTTTCACGTCATTATCAATTGCAGCTCGTACCTCTTCATCTAGCTCAAATCCAAGACTTTTAGCTAATCGAATAGCTCAAAAAACTCGAACGGGATCATACAAAAATGTTGTCTCCAGATTTAATCACTGTGTTTGGTTCACgtttttgaattgaaaattttgagtgaaaatgtaaaaatatgtgATTGGATGAGTTATTTTGAAAATGAGTGGGGCCCTGACTAAGACTGTaggcagaaaagaaaaaaagaaaaaaggaaaggttAAAGACGGCAAGTTGGACACTTAGTTTCCTCCCATTACTCCCAACCACTCATCTTCTCTGCAAAAGTCATCCCTCCATGAACAGTGTCTCGTTTGTAGGTGGGGATACAGAGAAGAATCAGACGCATTTCCTCTGTTccaaccatctctctctctctcactcacactctctctctctctctctctctctctctctctctcttcaattaaGTCTTCCCAACCCATCTATCTCCAACGTTAATTCATCCAACCTCCACAAGCCTATTTTGTAAAGTCTACAGAGAACGAATCAGGCGTAGAGAGCGAATATCACGCGTACGCTTCCCAGGTCTCGAAGTTGCGAATCTGTAGCTGTAAAATTGAAGACCCATCTTCTCAAACATCTTCTCAAACCAGCTGGAAGACCTAATGTGAAGGGTTTGGTTGTATAAATGAGGAGGTGGACTGCATTCCAAGGGGAGCCCAAACCAACACCAAATCCAGCCACCACGGAAGACCCGACGAATTCCTCCTTGAGATGTGGCAAATGGCTTCTCCGCTCAACAAAGATTCGAAGATCTAGAGGTAAATACACCAGAAAATCGAACGATTTTTCCAATTTCGGTTGTTTCGATTGGGTCGAAAACCCTAGGTTAGGGTTTCCAATCGGCTGTTTTCGTCCcaaaatcataaatttttgaatcgGTTTACGGCAGAAATTTGCCAATCGGTTTACAGCAGAAATATTTGACACCAGAAATTCTTCAATCtacataattattttttcatacgtacatatttattttttctgtagTATTGTTGATACTCGTACAGAGCTGAAGTAAATGGAACTCCAATGGAATGTGCGATTAACTAAAAAGTTTTCAATCGGTTTGcaccagattttttttttttaaaagtcccAAAATAATGTGAAAGATCTCGTACGGCCTTCGCCCAAATAAAATGTACTTTCGGGCTGCCTGTGTGGTGGAAATCCTGAATCTTAGTCACCGTACTTTGTTGGGATTAATATCATGATCTAGTCATTGATACCTGTGGGTGCCTCTGGGTTGAACAAACATGAGGGGCACCTTCCTTCCTTCACATTTCTTCTCTTGTATTGATAACTAAACTCACACTTTTTGTAGCTTCAGTTCACCTAGGCCCAAGTATTGTTTTCAAGGAGCTGAGACAAACTTTGTCAAGTAGCTGAATCTTGGTGTTTGAAAAAATCCCCTTCGGCTGTTATTACACCAGAAATTTTTCAATaggctatttttttttggagttcgtatttttcttaactttttttaGACTCTCTCTTTTGACCTTAATGGTTACGAAGCTGTGGTTATTGTTTTTTGGTAGATTAATTATGAGTGCTTTTCCGTAATGAGTCATGTTCTGATGGATGGAATGTAGATCTTGTAAGTTAGAATTGATTTGTGTAAGAAATTATAGGAGTGGCACCTATGGTGAATAAGAAAGCTTGCTCCCTGTAATTCAGACAGCTTAGATTATTTGGAAGAGCGTAAATTGGTTGGATGAGGTATCCaattttaattgatttaatGTTGGTGTTTCATTTGTTCATTTTAGGGGACAAGCCCTCTGAAGGTAAACCACCTGGGAGCCAACCATTGAAGAGGAAGCGAAGTTCCCCCTCTCCTACTTCTTCAGCCAACTCTTGTACCGGCGAGAACAACGTTCAATTGGTAAAGGATTTAAAAATCTCTGTTCCCTCTGTATATGGCCCTAGGTAGCATATTTTGTTCCCGTAATATATGTTTTGTAGTTGTTTACGTTGCAAATCATTTGTCCCACCTGTTAGGCCACCATGGACCGCACAAAAATTGATGTAGACATGTGGAGTTATGCCAATGAGgagatatttctcaaaatactccTTGACGAATCAAGCAAAGAACAAAGTGTGAACACACGTAAGACTAAAACATTCAATCAACACCAATGGACTTCTATCCACAAAGAATTCACACGCCAGGTTCCTCGGGTTGGGTATAGCATCACCAAAATGCAACAAAAGTTTGAACGCCTCAAAGGACCTTACAGGTTATTCTGTCagttaaaaaaagttcataccGGATTGGGTTGGGATGCAGAGCTTCAAACTGTCACAGCTCCTGATGGAGTATGGGATGAAATAATTAAGGTATCAAAACCTAAGTGTTTTATTTAATGGTTACTAATATTAGATAAATCCCCTTTTGCCCCGATATACTAACGAACATTTCCCATTACCTATATTCCATGTAGGCCAACagtaagtatgagaaacttcgCAATAAAGGCATTGACCATTTCGAGTTGTTGGATGAGCTTCTCCACAACTCTATGGCGACCGGTGCCTTCGCACAACCCGGTACCCGTGGTGCAGCCACTTCCGATGAAGAGCGAGCCATGTTTGGCCCGCCAAAGTCCATTCGGGGGGACGATAGCATGTATACTGACTCGCGAAAGCGAAAATCTGACGGGAGTGGTGGGAGTGTTGCGAAACAAGTTAGGGGTGGGCAAATACATGCTTATGAGAGCGTGGCACTTGCTAATGAAAGAAAGGCAGGGTACTACGAGGCTTTAACTATCAACCGTCAACAATCTGTAATCCCACAATTCACCATAAAAGATACCATTGCTGCCCTGGATGACATTCAGGGGATTGTTGGGGATACACAATACTGGAAGGCATATGCCCTTATGATGGGTCCTGAAGGACATTCTTGGAGGGAAGGGTTCATGAATCACCAGCCGCATAACAGGATTGGTTGGGTCTCACAGCTGGATTGACCAATTAGGAAGGCTAGACAATTAGGCGGTTGTGTAAGAAGGCCATTAGTggccattgttttttttttggttttttttttgaacttctaATTTCATGTTATGTGACACTttagtttgttgatttttgcGAATGTTGAGTCATGATCATATGCTTTGTGCTTCATATGCTTTGTGTTTCCTGCTACTTCAAACTCCATTTGCATGTGTAGTAGCTTAAAGTTCATTGAAAAGTAGTTGAGACATGAATGCCTTTCAGACTGCCCAAATACTGGACCCTAACAGCGACTGCGCCCATGCGGTGGGGATATACTTCTTGAGGGAAGTTAGTGGGATGTCAACACCTGATACGTGTTATAGATTGAAGCGGATTGGTTGTAAGGAAGGGATTCGAATTGGGATTGGTAGTGAGGAAGGGATTTGAATTGGGATTAGCAGTGAAATTGGTAGTTTGGTTGGAGGTAGGGATTGTGTAGGACTGTCACATTAATTGGAGGGATTAATGTGACAATGTATCAATTGGGAGGGAATACTCCGGACTGGAGTATGAAAGACACCCCTCCTGAGTTTGCCTGCCCCCCCATTTTGGGAGATTCACAGTCCTAGACTATTACTGCACAGCCTTCAAAACATGCAGCCGTTTATAACAGGGCTACCTTCTAGACTGGTCATCAAACAGGGACTATAAAGTTACCACAATTTAGTAACAGTGTCAATGGCTAGCGGCAATAAGCTAAATACCAAATAAAGCAGGCACTAGCAGGCATTAagttgattataaaaaaaaaaaaaaaactggcatTAAGTTTAGGGATTTGGATGTGATTATTTTTGTTGACCTGAAAAAGGATTATCTTATGGGGGAAGTCAATCCGATTATAGAAACATGTATGTCTGTGCTTTTGACTCTAGTAATGTTTCATTCATTTTCCTCGCTTACTGTGATTGTTGATTACGTATCCTAGTCAAATGGGAGAGAAGATTTTCCTCCTTCTATGGACATGGCTGCATGTACATGTTCCTTAAAGGAGTATCTTAAAGGGATATGGCTGATGAGCTACTGCATGTACACCACATCTAGTTTGCGTGGGCATACTCATTCTTGTTTAAAACAACTTTTGTCGGGTTATCAATTGCCTGGATATCAAGATGAAGTTGAGGAGTATATCTTCAAAAACAATTGCTCTTGAGTTTAGGTTCGCCCATGAAAAGAGCTTTGTACTTGGAATGAGACTATACTATGAAGCCCTCGAGTAATTTGAAATAACTGTTTCTTAACCAAATGCAGGAGATAATTAAGTAAAGAAACGTAATGACACAAAGAGTTGAGCAAAATTATGGAACTTCATCTCTGGCCAACTTCGAGCAGCATTGGCTGAATCATCAAGCAGATTAAAAGCGACTTGAAAATCCTCTTCCTCTGATGGGAgtagaaaaatgaattttaccACAAACAAGTTCCTTTAGCTGCTCAAATAAGAGGAAAGCAATTCCTTCATATTTCACTAACAGTGGCACTCTAGATTGTTGTTTCCTTTTCCTCGTGAACAAGTTGGAGTGCATCTAACTTTATATATGATagccattttatttttttttaaattctaattTTTGTGTTATGAAACACTTTAGTTTGTTCAATTCTTACTCCATGCCCTCAGCTTTAGAATTGCATTTATCTAACTGTTGTACACATCCAGCCTACACCCATGTCATCCAGCACTCATCCATGGCATAATGAGGATGAAGCTGTTAGTAGCGATGACGACGAATTACTTGATCTCGAATTTTTGGacttaatggaagaagaaaaaataaaaatgccaCAACGGACCTGTGAATTAACCGGTCAAGTgtacacaaattttttgttggaaagacACCCTCAAACCATAAAAGACGTTCTCCGTGTTGATGCTTATACGTTTAGAGGATTGGTGGCTGAACTTGTTGCTAGAGGCCAACTACAATGGGATCATAAACGTGTTTGCCTAGAGGAGTCGTTGGCTATTTTCTTATACATATGTGGCCATTCCCAACGCCATCGAGTGGCTGCTGATCGGTTCCAACGATCCACGTCGACCATTAGCGACCATTTCAAGTGGATGCGTCGTGCTCTTTGCAACTTGGCACCACACATTATTCAACCACCTAACCTTGATGTCACGCCACCCGAAATATTAAATGACGGTAGATATTACCCGTGGTTCCAGGTTAGTTAAACAAATATACTTCAATCACTTCGTTCGCCAATAATTCCCGTGACCAAATTAGGCCTTATTTTGTATTTGGAATTTTGTTCAGGATTGTGTTGGAGCTATAGATGGAACCCACATAGAAGCTTGGGTACCCCGTCATAGACAAGTTGCGTATCGAGGGAGGAAGTCCACAATAACACAGAATGTTATGGCTGCTTGTTCTTTCGATATGAAGTTCACTTTTGTGTTGCCTGGTTGGGAAGGAAGCGCCCATGATGGACGTGTATTCCAATCAGCAGTAACGACCCCGGGCTATAACTTTCCGCACCCCCCACTCAGTACGTAACAATAATTAGCTTTTCAATTGTAATCAATCAATATCGCACCCTATTAAATCTAACCTGTACCATTTTAGATAAGTACTATTTGGTGGATGCTGGATATACAAACATGCCGGGGTATTTAGCTCCTTATCGAGGAAGACGTTATCACAGAGACGAATTTAATGGGCATAATACGGAGTTTCACACGCCCATGGAGTTGTTCAATTACAAGCATTCGTCGTTGAGGAATGTGATAGAGCGATGCTTTGGAGTCCTGAAAGCAAGGTTCCCCATCCTTAAGCACATGCCGAGTTATAATGAAGCCCGTCAACCTGGAATTGTAACAGCATGTTGTGTTATTCACAATTGGATAATAATGAACAGAGGGAGGGATGATTTTTTTGATGACTTTGAGGACGACGGACAATGGGAGGGTGGAGAGAACGAGGAAGGGAATGTGGCAAATGTGGGTCCGGTTGAGCCCTTTAACATGTCGCCACATAACACACAATTGATGGCTCAAAGGCGGACTGAATTGGCTCAATGGATGTGGGAGTCTTATGATGATTGATCTTAATTAAACTATTTTTACTATGAGACAATTTTATTTCCAATTTATGTGAGGTGATTAGATTCATGGTGAATCTGCTGCTTTTTTAGTGTACTATGGTTGAAAAATTGTGTtatatttgtgtttatgttcGAACGGTTACCAAAATTAAATCTATGTTGGTTTGTTTTATTGTGTTACTTGTATTGCACTTTCGTTGACACACTGTACTCATATTCATATTTATCGTCGTAATGATATAGGAATGAGAGGGAAAAAATTCTATGTTGTGTTCGTGGGGAGGAATCCAGGCATCTACGATTCTTGGGCAGCTTGTAGTGATCAGGTTATTCGGTTCCCAGGTGCTGTGCATAACAAATTTGCCTCATGGGATGAGGCATACAATGCTTGGTTGGCTTACACCGGCCAAGTAGAGCAGATCGTCCCACCTCCTGTTCTCCCGTTCTTAGATGATGCGGCTGGGTCGTCATCGGAATACACTCCTCCGGGCAGAGTTTCCTTTCCGCTGTGGCTTATTCTTGCTATGACCTTTTGTTTCATTGTGGTTGTTGCTACTGTTATCTTTTACCTATTTTGATAATTGGCCAAATGTGGTTTCTTATGTACTCTGTGGTTGTTTGTTTGAACTTTAATTATTAATGGTTGATGTATTGAGATGTACGCTTATGGAATTTGAGACAGGTTCTACTATTGggatcaaatttatttttacaacgtatcaatttcaattttcactTGTATTGGGGCCTCATTCGGCATACGAAAATGTGGTGTTTCAATCGAGCACCTTACCCCCGTCGGTATCAATAGTGCgacttctctccctctctcaagaATCAAACTGCGGGATTCAAAAATGTCTGTTCTGAACAAacttatttttcccttttcacatGTCTGTTCTACTGGAAatcgtcccaaattttttttttggaactcagATAGCTTAATCATGAATTGACAAATTTCAATTTAAGTAGGACTTTGGAATTGCGCATAGTGTACATTATAGCCTGCAATCGATTCCGCTTCCGGTAGATCATATGGAGCTCATCTAATAGAGATTTAGAGCCTTCGAGATTTTTCACTACATTAAGAGGTGCTACTGTGTGAAACATTTGGAAATAATATTGCACTCTAAATGAACTTATTTAGTTAATATACTTGTTTGAAATAATTAAATAAGTAGTGGAGCAAGTTAACGTACATGAAAATTTTGGCATTTACAAAAACTGTTTTAGCGTTATCAGAAATCATATGAATTACCATTCTTTATCTCATATGATACCCTTTACCTTTGATGGATTATATCAATTACTAGGAGGGTGGGAAGGCAAGCTTGAAATTGAGATTGCATTTTTTTCAATGGAatccattttttgaaattgaattttgaaatgGCAATTTTTATTAGACTCAGATTTTTTTCAACGTTTTCGAGTAACAGGTGAAATCCAGTTACTAGTTTTATCAACCTCAAAacagttttactttttaaagGAGTAAAAGCGTCCCAATACTCCAATTCAACTCACTCAATTCAATGAGTCCGGacattttatatattaaaaattatggttaaaaaattaagtgttccaaattttaatccgtttgaaccggtggaaagattttagttttttaatcattttatcctaaatggtcataattaaattttaactttctggctctcgttgattagccctaagatatatttgattctacaactttcttagggctaatcaacgagagtcttagagtcaaaatttaattataaccatttaggataaaatgatcaaaaaacaaaaatctttctatcgattcaaacagattaaaatttggaacgcTTAAtattttaacaatattttttaatatatatatataaacaggGTTGAAATTAAAATCGAATAGGAATACGTGGCGGTCCAGTAGTGAACTGGGACAGACACATTCGGATAAGGGATCCGGACTCAATTGGAATATGAGGAGGGTGGGAGTGGTGGGGCCCCTGTACACCAGGTTCAACACTCAAATTTTAAAGTCAAACAACTGTTCCTTGCCGGCCTTGGGAAGCCTTGGGAACCTCTTCTGGCCCCCACACAGTGTTCAGCattcaaaaacaactttttgaaatttatctcAGAATAGGTTTCCGAACACAGTGAATGTCTCTCATGCCTTTTCCAGTAAAATCTTCAACTGAAGTGGTGTTGACGTCGTAGAACAAGCTGTTAATGGTAAAATCCCTTAGAGATGCATCCACTTCA
The sequence above is a segment of the Rhododendron vialii isolate Sample 1 chromosome 13a, ASM3025357v1 genome. Coding sequences within it:
- the LOC131313382 gene encoding uncharacterized protein LOC131313382 isoform X1 — translated: MRRWTAFQGEPKPTPNPATTEDPTNSSLRCGKWLLRSTKIRRSRGDKPSEGKPPGSQPLKRKRSSPSPTSSANSCTGENNVQLPTPMSSSTHPWHNEDEAVSSDDDELLDLEFLDLMEEEKIKMPQRTCELTGQVYTNFLLERHPQTIKDVLRVDAYTFRGLVAELVARGQLQWDHKRVCLEESLAIFLYICGHSQRHRVAADRFQRSTSTISDHFKWMRRALCNLAPHIIQPPNLDVTPPEILNDGRYYPWFQDCVGAIDGTHIEAWVPRHRQVAYRGRKSTITQNVMAACSFDMKFTFVLPGWEGSAHDGRVFQSAVTTPGYNFPHPPLNKYYLVDAGYTNMPGYLAPYRGRRYHRDEFNGHNTEFHTPMELFNYKHSSLRNVIERCFGVLKARFPILKHMPSYNEARQPGIVTACCVIHNWIIMNRGRDDFFDDFEDDGQWEGGENEEGNVANVGPVEPFNMSPHNTQLMAQRRTELAQWMWESYDD
- the LOC131313382 gene encoding uncharacterized protein LOC131313382 isoform X3, whose amino-acid sequence is MRRWTAFQGEPKPTPNPATTEDPTNSSLRCGKWLLRSTKIRRSRGDKPSEGKPPGSQPLKRKRSSPSPTSSANSCTGENNVQLATMDRTKIDVDMWSYANEEIFLKILLDESSKEQSVNTRKTKTFNQHQWTSIHKEFTRQVPRVGYSITKMQQKFERLKGPYRLFCQLKKVHTGLGWDAELQTVTAPDGVWDEIIKANSKYEKLRNKGIDHFELLDELLHNSMATGAFAQPGTRGAATSDEERAMFGPPKSIRGDDSMYTDSRKRKSDGSGGSVAKQVRGGQIHAYESVALANERKAGYYEALTINRQQSVIPQFTIKDTIAALDDIQGIVGDTQYWKAYALMMGPEGHSWREGFMNHQPHNRIGWVSQLD
- the LOC131313383 gene encoding uncharacterized protein LOC131313383 — translated: MICDMQLFWDVFNVDSLPPNPDVLETFCVAYMDDAWRLMQRVRLCTFSHEQRRLALYAALFRPLCDRACVGQGAVKLLFQKSLMLKSSDGEKVRSLHWYAPIFSALFPLFLAIVDPKPPLADYFCDGGYVTVFTLDEISLSLRVKSGMILHVIGDLWFVLLLLSTLLYRSTDDATAATCYLEDRLDIFHEVKGLIKNMCLENIWKDKPLLNGTDILDMFYIVNGPLVGRMKIKGLQWQLAHPSGTAEDCGNWMGKQFPLFLKERSSS
- the LOC131313382 gene encoding uncharacterized protein LOC131313382 isoform X2 translates to MRRWTAFQGEPKPTPNPATTEDPTNSSLRCGKWLLRSTKIRRSRGDKPSEGKPPGSQPLKRKRSSPSPTSSANSCTGENNVQLPTPMSSSTHPWHNEDEAVSSDDDELLDLEFLDLMEEEKIKMPQRTCELTGQVYTNFLLERHPQTIKDVLRVDAYTFRGLVAELVARGQLQWDHKRVCLEESLAIFLYICGHSQRHRVAADRFQRSTSTISDHFKWMRRALCNLAPHIIQPPNLDVTPPEILNDGRYYPWFQDCVGAIDGTHIEAWVPRHRQVAYRGRKSTITQNVMAACSFDMKFTFVLPGWEGSAHDGRVFQSAVTTPGYNFPHPPLRMRGKKFYVVFVGRNPGIYDSWAACSDQVIRFPGAVHNKFASWDEAYNAWLAYTGQVEQIVPPPVLPFLDDAAGSSSEYTPPGRVSFPLWLILAMTFCFIVVVATVIFYLF